The genomic window GGGCCAGGGTGGTCTTGCCCAGGCCCGGGTTCCCGTAGAGGAGACAGTGGTCGAGGTGCTGGCCACGCTCCAGGGCGGCCCGGATGTAGACCCCGAGGTTGGCCCGGACATCGTTCTGGCCAATAAATTCGTCCAGACTCCGGGGTCTGATGGTGTCGTCGGCGGGCTGGGTCATGATCCTGCTCGGGACAGGGTTTTCAGCGCATGACGGAGGGCCGCGGCCACGTCCAGATCGGGTTCTGCGTCAAGGATGGCCCGGACCGTCGGAGCGGCCTCAGCCTGGGAGTACCCCAGGGAGATGAGGGCGCTGACGGTGTCGGACAGAACGCCGCCATGGCTTTCCGTTCGTTGCCCGGACTCATGGTCCGGATTCAGGAAGGGCTGAAGCCGATCCCGCAGATCGAGGATGATGCGGCGGGCCGACTTGGCCCCGATGCCGGGGACCTTGGTCAGACTGTGTGTGTCTTCCCGGGCGGCCAGTTCGGCCAGTTCCGAGGGCCGGAAATGGGCCAGCATGGCCAGGGCCGTGCGAGGCCCCAGTTTGGGGACGCCCAGAAGGATGGAAAAGGCCCGGCGCTCCTCCCAGGAGGCGAAGCCGTAGAGGTCAAGGGAGTCTTCTCGGACAACGGTCTGGGTGAAGAAGGCGACTTCCTGCCCGGAGTCGGGCAGGCGGAGGCGTTCGGTTTCGGTCAGGAAAATCTCGTAGCCGACCCCGCCGCCAGTGAGGACCACGCAGGATCGCTCAGTGGTTTCGACCAGAGTTCCGCGGACCAGGGCGATCATGATCCGGACCTCTCGGCCAGGCGCCTGAAGCGCCTCTGATTCAGGTGGCAGATGGCCACGGCCAGGGCGTCACTGGCATCGGAGGGCCAGGCAGGAGCGCATCCGAGGATGCGGCCAACCATGAAGGCCACCTGAGATTTGTCGGCTTTTCCGGCTCCGACCACAGATTTCTTGATCACCGTGGCATCGTAGCTGGAAACCGACAGACCGGCAAGGCCGCAGGCCACCAGAGCCGCCCCCCGGGCTTGGCCGAGCTTCAGGGCCGAGGAGGGGTTGCGAGCCAGGAAGACGTTTTCCATGGCCGCCTCTTCAGGGGCGTGGGTACGGATGAGTTCCTGCAACCGGGCGAAGATGGCCGACAGGCGATCGGCCAGGGGCATGTCGACTTTGGGCCGTATTGTGCCGACATCCACGAGCTGGGCCTGGCCCGAGGATTCCCGGATCAGGCCGAAGCCCGTGCATCGGGAACCAGGGTCGATGCCCAAAACGAGGATGTCGGCCGGCATGGAGACGATGCGGATCAGCTAGCCTTCAAGCTCGGCCAGCAGATCCTCGGGAAGGTCGAAGTTGGCGTAGACGTTCTGGACGTCATCGTTGTCTTCCAAGGCGTCGCAGAGCTTCAAGAGCTTCTCGCCGGTGGAGTGGTCCACGGCTACGGTGGTCTGGGGAATCATCGTCAGCTCGGCGCTCTCGTAGACGAGTCCAGCCTGGTCGAAGGCCTCGCGGGCAGCCTGGAAGTTCTCGGGCACGGTACGGACCTGCCAGACGGAGCCTTCATCGACGATATCCTCGGCTCCGGCCTCCAGACCAATCTCCATGAGCTGGTCCTCGGAGAACTTGTCTTTGTCGAATTCGAGCACCCCCCGATTGTCAAACATCCAGGCAACGCATCCGGCCGCGCCCATGGAGCCGCCGTTCTTGGTCAGGATGTGACGGACCTCGGCCACGGTCCGGTTCTTGTTGTCGGTGGCGGCGTTAACGAGGATGGCCACGCCTCCTGGCCCGTAACCCTCGTACATGATCTCGTCGATGGCATCGGCGGCGATCTCGCCGGTGCCTTTTTTGATGGCCGTCTCGATCTTGTCTTTGGGCAGATTGACGACCTTGGCGGCCTCGACGGCTGCCCGGAGCCGGTTGTTGGCTGTGGGATCCCCGCCGCCAGCCCTGGCGGCAAGCATGATTTCCTTGGTAACCTTGGTAAAGATCTTGCCCCGCTTGGCGTCCTGACGTCCTTTGCGGTGCTGGATATTGTGCCATTTGCTATGTCCGGCCATTGCGCTTCCCTCCGATGCGGTTTGTCGGACGGGCCGTCAGAGATCAGTTTCCCGGCGGCCCTTCGTTGGGTTTCTGTTTACGCCCCCGGCCGACGAGGAAGATTTCCTTGCTCTCGGACCTGGAGCTTTTGGGCTTGAATGTCTTGACCTGGGTAAATTCCTGTCTCAAAATCATCGTGAATCCTTGGACGTCGGGGCCGAAGAATATCTTGACCGCGAAATTCCCGCCTGGCCTCAAGACCAGTCGGGCCAGACCCAGAGCCTCCTCAGCCAGATAATGGGATTTGGCCTGATCAGCGTGTTTGATGCCGGTGGTCTTGGGGGCCATATCGCTCAGTACGAGGTCGAAGGGGCTCCATTCCCGGAGCAGGGTCTCGAACCCCGGAGAACGTTCAAAGACATCCTCCTGAAGAAACGTGGCCTGGCCGGGCAGGGCCACGGGCAGGGGATTGAGATCTACGGCCAGGACCCGCCCCGAAGGGCCGACCTTTTCCGCGGCGTACATGGTCCACGAGCCCGGACAGGCTCCGAGGTCCAGAACCTTCAGCCCCGGGCCCAAAAGGCCAAAGGCCCGGTCCATCTCCTTAAGCTTGTAGACCGATCGAGCCGGGTAATTGTCCTGCTTGGCCTTGAGGAAATAGTGGTCGCGGTATTTTTTCATCTTCGTCAGTCGTTGTTCAACGCGAACGGAGCATCATGCCAGCCAAGCCCATACGTGTAAAGATCAGGACAGAGCAGGGTCAGACCAAGTCGCTGGCCTCCGGCACAGGGGCTTTTACCACCCCGACCGGCGCCGGGCCGGACCTTTTTTTGGGCCTGGGTCCTGATCCGGCGGCCGCGGCCTTGTTGACAGGACCGGGACCGGTCCGCTTTGTGGAATGCCCTGAGTTCGAGAGTCAGATGGACCCAAAGTGGCGTCACATGGTGCCCGGAGACTGGAAACGAATCGATCCCGAAGACCTGGACGCGAATCTGGTCGGGACGAGCACGGTGCGAATTTTTCGACAGAACGCATCGCTTTTCCCATCCTTCTGGGGGCCGATCCTGGCCCGGACGACCTTGTGGGCTGCCGGGATCGGACCGAGGCAGGGCGGGGCCAAGCGGGTTCTTTTCGCTCACGGCCCTGGGGCCTTGATGGTTTTAGAGATCAGCAGGGCCTTCAGCAGAGCTGGATTCGAGGTACGATCCCTGGCCGAGAACGTCGGGCCGGAGGATCTCGTTCTGGCTCTGCGGGACGGCTGCCCCGATCTGTTCTTCAGCCTCAATTTCCAGGGCCTGGACCGGTTCGGGCTGAATCTTCACCTGCTTCGGGAAGCTGGTGTCGTTCCGGTCACCTGGTGCGTGGACAATCCCTTTCATCTGCTTTCGGGCCTGGAGACAGCGTTCTGGCGGGACATGATCGTCTTGACCACGGACGCGTGGGCCGTGGATTTGCTCCGGAATCTGGGTACTCGGGCCCACTTTCTACCCCTGGCCGCGGACAGTGACGTGTTTGTCTGCCAAGATCTGGACCGGCCCCCGGTCTGGGATTCGGTGTTCGTCGGCCGAAGCGCTTTTCCCAACCGAGACCGATTTTTCTCCGGACTCGATGTGCCCAAGGCTTTGTTGCCTGAGGCCAAGGCCCTCATGGCCTCCGGCGGACGTCCGGATTTTTCCTGGTGGCTTGAGCGACTGGGGCCCCAGTCGCTCTGGCCGGGCCGGGAGGTCCGCCGGGCCGGTCTGGGAGCGGAGATCTGTTCGCTTGGTTGGCGGTCGGCCGTGCTGGAGGCCGTGGCCGGAGCTGTGGGCCTCAAGGTCGTGGGTGACGAGGGCTGGAAGGAATTGCTTGGCTCCGAGGTCACGATTTTGCCTCCGGTGGACTACTACCACGGCCTGCGGGACATCTATCGCCTTTCGGCCGTGACCCTGACCACCACCAGCCTGCTTTTACCCGGAGCCCTGACCCAGCGCCACTTCGACGTCTGGGTCGCTGGCGGGTGTCTGCTTACGGACCGGATTCCGGGGCTGGATCTCTTCCCCAGACACCTGACTGATCCGGTTTCCTTTTCGACGCCCGACGAGGCGGCCTCATTGGCCCGGAAATTGGTCCGCGATCCACGGCGTCGGGGCGAGATCACCGCGGCCTGGCGGGAAACGATCCTTTATGGTCACACATACGATCACCGGGTGGCGACCATCTTGGAATTGGCCTCGGAAATTTGATCGAGAAACCCGGCCAGGGTTCCTACCAGGGTCCGTTCCTGTCCTCTCCACCAATGGCAGGCTGGATGACGGAAGAACCTGACTCTGGGCAGGACGTCTCGGAATCTTCGTTCGTACCGGGCCCGGCCTCTGGGACAGTCCAGCCGGAGTAGGGTGTCTTGCCGACCGTAGCAGCACAGAGAGGGTCCGTGGAAGCCGAGAGGACCATCCACAGTTCCGGTCAGAAAGTATTGAACCATGCAACGCAAGGTCTTGGCTCGGGCAAAGGCCAGGGTTCCGAAGTGGGCCCGGGATGAGTCCACGCCCGGAAACAGGGCCACGGCCAGGGCGTGGGCCCATCCAGGCAGGTCCAGGAGGTGCCGGACGGTTCCCTGGCGACGGCAGAGACTCAGGGCCTCGGACGGCGAGCAGATGTGGCGAAGGGACAGGACAGCGTTGACGAAGACCAGCCCCTGGAACAGACCCGGTCTGCGCGAGGCGGTGAACAGGACAGGAAGGGCGGCGAAACAGGCTCCCAGGGCCACCAGGGGGCCGGTGCCATCGCGGCAGGCCAGATGTTCGGCCGCTGTCAGGGTGTCCTGGCGGGCGCTTTTCAGATCGAAGAACCCAGGGGTGCGGCGATGACCTCGATAACCAAGGGAGGCCAGATGCCATCCCCTGTCCAGCAGGGGAGCGAAGAAGGCGAAATTCTGGAGGGGGTCTCCGCCCAAAAGTGGCGGGACGAAAATCGTACCTCGGAAAGGCCGGAGTCCTCGCTCTTCGGCCGGGGTCAGGATGGACAGGGGGATCGGATGTCCGTCTTCGGCCCGCACCTGAATTCGATTCAGGCGTCCGAATTCCGGACGGATCCGGTGGGCATTCCTTGCGCCACGTCCGGCCATGATTTCCTCATGAGCAGGCCAGCAGGGCCGTGCGGGCCAGACCTTCCAGCTCGTCACTGACAGCTAGGGCCTCGTCGAGATTCTTTCCCCAGACCGCTAGTCCGTGCCGGGTCATGAACACGGCCTGGTGTTGTTCGACCTCCAAAGCC from Deltaproteobacteria bacterium includes these protein-coding regions:
- the ruvA gene encoding Holliday junction branch migration protein RuvA, whose product is MIALVRGTLVETTERSCVVLTGGGVGYEIFLTETERLRLPDSGQEVAFFTQTVVREDSLDLYGFASWEERRAFSILLGVPKLGPRTALAMLAHFRPSELAELAAREDTHSLTKVPGIGAKSARRIILDLRDRLQPFLNPDHESGQRTESHGGVLSDTVSALISLGYSQAEAAPTVRAILDAEPDLDVAAALRHALKTLSRAGS
- the ruvC gene encoding crossover junction endodeoxyribonuclease RuvC; translation: MPADILVLGIDPGSRCTGFGLIRESSGQAQLVDVGTIRPKVDMPLADRLSAIFARLQELIRTHAPEEAAMENVFLARNPSSALKLGQARGAALVACGLAGLSVSSYDATVIKKSVVGAGKADKSQVAFMVGRILGCAPAWPSDASDALAVAICHLNQRRFRRLAERSGS
- a CDS encoding YebC/PmpR family DNA-binding transcriptional regulator — protein: MAGHSKWHNIQHRKGRQDAKRGKIFTKVTKEIMLAARAGGGDPTANNRLRAAVEAAKVVNLPKDKIETAIKKGTGEIAADAIDEIMYEGYGPGGVAILVNAATDNKNRTVAEVRHILTKNGGSMGAAGCVAWMFDNRGVLEFDKDKFSEDQLMEIGLEAGAEDIVDEGSVWQVRTVPENFQAAREAFDQAGLVYESAELTMIPQTTVAVDHSTGEKLLKLCDALEDNDDVQNVYANFDLPEDLLAELEG
- a CDS encoding RlmE family RNA methyltransferase is translated as MKKYRDHYFLKAKQDNYPARSVYKLKEMDRAFGLLGPGLKVLDLGACPGSWTMYAAEKVGPSGRVLAVDLNPLPVALPGQATFLQEDVFERSPGFETLLREWSPFDLVLSDMAPKTTGIKHADQAKSHYLAEEALGLARLVLRPGGNFAVKIFFGPDVQGFTMILRQEFTQVKTFKPKSSRSESKEIFLVGRGRKQKPNEGPPGN